From the genome of Streptomyces sp. NBC_00659, one region includes:
- a CDS encoding GlcG/HbpS family heme-binding protein, whose translation MSTTTAVAPLTIEDAEVLVAAARRAAEAAGVRISATVLDAGGHLLAFRRDDQAVLISGETSTRKAYTALQLDSATADLVDAVQPGGLFHTLPTALDRPLLFIAGGVPVRRDGRLIGAIGVGGGMPDQDHGFAVAAVESLV comes from the coding sequence ATGAGCACCACCACCGCCGTCGCCCCCCTGACCATCGAGGACGCCGAGGTCCTCGTGGCCGCGGCCCGACGCGCCGCCGAAGCCGCCGGTGTCCGGATCAGCGCCACCGTTCTCGACGCGGGCGGCCACCTGCTCGCCTTCCGGCGGGACGACCAGGCCGTGCTGATCTCGGGAGAGACCAGCACACGCAAGGCCTACACGGCACTCCAGCTCGACTCGGCCACCGCCGATCTCGTCGACGCGGTGCAGCCCGGCGGTCTCTTCCACACCCTGCCCACCGCGCTGGACCGTCCCCTGCTGTTCATCGCGGGCGGCGTTCCGGTCCGCCGCGACGGCCGTCTGATCGGCGCGATCGGGGTCGGCGGCGGTATGCCCGACCAGGACCACGGCTTCGCCGTCGCCGCTGTCGAGTCCCTCGTCTGA